CGGTCGGGGCCGGTCCGCGGGCCTGCAGTGCGGCTCGCGGCGAGGGGTTGCCAAAGATGTGATCGAGGGATACCACAGCTCTTTGCTCTCTCATGTCTTACTCAGGCGACCCCGGGCTGTTTATTTGGTTTAACATGAAAATCACGTCGTGATTTACATGAAACAGTGCATGAAACCTTTGTTTCATAAACGCTTTTATTAAAGTTCCCATATAATGATTTATATGAAGGGGGAATCTGAATTTCCATAATTACATTTGCCCATCATAAAGGAGGAACAGGAAAAACCACATCCTGTATAAATATTGCAGGATTTCTACAGAAAAAGGGGGAGAAGGTTCTTGTTATCGACTGCGACCCGCAGGCCAACGCCACCTCGGGTCTCGGAATAAACCCTGACGAATGCAGCGTAAATATGTACGATGTATATATGAATGCATTCGAGGGTTTTCCGGACGTATCCATAAAGGATATCATCGTCGAAACCGAATCGGGGATTTCACTCGCTCCGGCTTCCCTCGATCTCGTAGGCGTAGAGCCGTATCTCTACAGTATCGACGACAGGCTGACTGTGCTGAAAGAATCGCTGAAACCGGTAGAAAACGAATACGATCACATCCTGATAGACACTCCGCCGAGCCTGGGGCAGTTTGTCCTCAACGGCTTCATTGCTGCGGACCGGATCATAATCAACCTCGACAGCGGGATGTTCGCACAGAAAGGAGTAGACAACCTGAAAGCGATCTTTGAAGATATCAAAGAGATTACGGGACGGCGGAAGAGCGCCGACATGGCAATCGTCACGAAGACCGGAGATCTGCACGAGACGAAATCCTCTTTCCAGGAGATCGCCCTTATAATAAAAAAGATGCTGAAGGCGGCAGGCGAAGATGAAAATACCGAAAGAGAGAAGGAGATCGAATCCATGCTCTCATCATTTGCAGGCAGAACATGCTCCGTGCCCTACGACTACAATATAATAAAGGCACAGCTGAAAGGACTGCCGATATCGCATCTTTTCCCCGACAGCCCCGCGGCAGCAGCCTACAGGGAGATTGCAGAAATAATCAGCGTTTGGTGATATTATGGAAAAAGAATATAATAATTCCAAAAGACCGGGAAGAAAGGCACTCTTTGTCGGTGCTACAGCCAGACCTGCCTCCGCACCTGAGATTAAGAGCGAAGATCCGGGCAGGGAATTTACCGCCCTGGTCCTTGAGACGATAGACAGGTTTTATTCGGGAGAAAAAGAGGCCAGGATTCAGGCTGAGAATGTCCCCGGAGAATATACCCCTGCGGCAGATTCGATAAACGGTCTGCTCGACACCCTCGCATCCTCGGCCCCGGGAGCAGGCGAAGGAAGTTCAAGTGAACTCGAATCGCTGTTAAAAGATCTTGAGGAAAAACTCGGCTCTTCAGAAGAGGAACTGGAAACTGCAAGAGAGGAAGTATCCAGGCTGAACGATATAATAAAGCAAAAAGAAGACGAGGTACCGGAGACCCCCGAAGCAGACTTAAAGGAACTTGAAGACAGGTATAATTCCGAGATTGAAGAATTAAAGCAGAAGATCCTCCTAAAAGAAGAAGAGAGCCTGAAAAGAGCTGAAGAGATCCGGGCAGAACTCGAAGAGAAATATGATGCCGGGACCGAAGAACTGAAGCAGACGATAGCCCAAAAAGAAGAGAGACTACATGATCTCGAATCCGGATTAAAAAGGGCGGAAGAAGAGAAGAAACAGCTCGCCGGTCAATACGAAGACAGAATTAAACAGCAGGCCCAAAAGACTTCCGGACTTGAAGAGACCAACGGAAGGCTCTTAAAAGAGATAGAGAAATTAAAAACTGAATCCGGAAAGATCGACGAATTAAACAAAAAAATCGCCCAGAAAGAGGAAGAGAACCGTGCCCTCCATGCCAGGATAACGGAAGCGGAAGAAGACAAAAAGAAACTCGTCAGGCAGAGCGGAGAGAAGATCGAACAATGCACGAACCGGATCGCCATTCTCGAAGACGAAAATAAAAAACTCTCTGAGAAACTCAACGAACTCTCCCTGAAAGAAAAAACAGAAAAGGAAGAGATAAGAGCAAAAATCGCCGAAGTCGAGGCTTTGAAGCAGAGATCCGAGACGATCGTCCAGCAAAACCCGATGCCTATCCTCCTGATGAACGCGGGATTCGATATACTCGTTGCAAACTCGGCATATGAAGAGATGAGCGGAATCTCCCTGCATAAAATTACGAAGATGAATGCAAGAAATTTCAAGATATTAAAGCAGGAAGGCGAAGGTCTCGGGTATGCAGTCAAGAACAAGACCCGTGCCAAAGGCGAGATAGAGATTGAGATGCCGTCGGGAGTGCATATTCTCGAACAATACTCGATTCCCATATTAAACAATAATAAAGAGCTCAAAAATATCCTGGCGGTTTATAACGATATTACCGAAATAAGAAGAAAGGATGCAGAAATAGAGGAGATCAGGCAGAAAGAGAAAGAGGAGGCAAAAGTTCTCTCGGAAAGCGCCGATATTATCACCGAAAAGATGATCGGTATGACATCTGGCGACCTGACTGTAAAAGCAGAGATATTTGAAGGAGACCCCCTTGCGGTCCTGAAGACCAACTTCAATAAATCTGTCGAAGAATTCAGGGACCTGATCTCCGACATCAATGAAAAGGCAAATATCCTTGAAGGAACATCCGAAGAGCTCAGTACGAACAGCGACGATATAGCGAGGGCAAATGAAAACCTTGCCCTGGTATCGGAAGAATCCGCCGAGTTCCTTAAAGACCTCATGGACAGGTTCGAAAAGATCAACCTCAGCATCTCCGACCTCTCGGCTTCTATAGAGGAGATCTCGAGCACATCACAGGAGGTTACGAAACAGGCGAACCAGGCGGCGGTCGAAGGAAAGAATGCGGCTGAAATAGGCAGGGAAGCCTCGGAAAAGATGGAAAATGTCGGAAAGATCTCACAGCAGAGCGTAACCGAGATCAATCTCCTCAACCAGGAGATGTACAAGATCAACGAGATCATAAAGCTCATCAGGGGCATTGCCGAACAGACTAACATGCTCGCATTAAATGCAGCTATCGAAGCCGCGAGGGCAGGAGAACACGGACGCGGGTTCGCTGTTGTTGCAGGAGAAGTCAAGAATCTCGCCGGCGAATCAAAGGAAGCGACGCAGAAGATCGAACAGCTGATATCCGGAATCCAGCAGAACAGCGACAAGACTGTAGAATCCATGAGACATGCCGACGAGGAGATACAGTCTGGCATTAAAAGTGTAAATCAGGCCGTAGAAGCGCTCAACAACATAGCACGGGACATTGAAGTGGCTTCAAGAGGCATCACGGAGATCTCGCACGCGACCGAAACGCAGGCAAACGATATCAATGCATTTATGAGAAACATCGAGGAAGCCAATGCCCTCGCCAGCGGCAACCTTGAAAAGCTTGAAGGAATGGCCGCTATGGCAGAGGAGATCAGCGCAACCACCGAGGAAGTGGGAAGCATATCCCATGAGATGCACGATCTCTCCTCGGACCTTCAGAACACGATGAAAAAGTTCAGGATGGATTAAATTCCTGTCAAAATTCCATAACTTATTATTTTTAAAAGCATAACTAAAATTAAAGGTTCTTTCATGGAGGATAACGATTTTCTTTTGCTCAAGAGAAGTATTGAAAGGCTTCTCGCAATACAGTGCGGATCATACAAGGAAGACTACATAAAGCGCCGTGTGCTGTCCCGGATGAGGATTCGGGGAAAAGAGAACTATAAAGATTACAACACCGTCCTTGTCGCGGAAAAGGACGAGCAGGAGGCGCTCAGAAACGCACTTACAATAAATGTCACGAAATTCTGGAGGGACAAAGAGGTCTTCGACCTGATAAAGAGCGACATTATTCCCGATATAATAAGAAGAAAGGGAAAAGCCAGGATCTGGAGTGCAGGATGTTCGACCGGAGAAGAGCCTTACACTCTCGCCCTGATCGCATACGATCTCACACGCCTCAAACCCGACTCTCAGGTTACAATATACGCAACCGACATCGACAGGGAAGTCCTGAAGAAGGCTAAAGAGGGGATATACGATTCGAAATCGCTCGAAAACCTGTCCGAAGGCCAGATAAGAAGGCACTTCACCCAGATTGAAGACGGAAAATTCCAGGTCAAGCAGCACCTGAAGGACATGGTGCGGTTTTCATGGCACGACCTCATGAGCGGAAAACCTGCCGCAAATTACCTGGACGTCGTTACATGCCGCAATGTGACTATTTACTTCACGGAGCAGCAGAAGAACGATCTCGCAAAGATGTTCCACCCGGCACTTGTATCGGACGGCTATTACATCATGGGAAAAACGGAATTCATGGCAAGAGAACTTGAGAGCCTCTATAAACCCTACAATGCACTTCAAAAGATATACAAGAAAGCGTAAATCTGCTATAAACGGGTCCCTTTAGATTCCTCATCCCTTTCTCAGGCGACCCCGGGCACCGGCGAGGGTCCCCGGACTGTTGAAGTTAGTTTTTATAGAAACGTTTTTTGGGATATTCCATTCCGTACACGCCTTGAGTACACCGCATCCCGCCACGCAGGGGATACTCGTCTATCCCCGGAGTGGCCTATCGCAAGGAGAGGCCCCGGGGTCGGGGCCGGTCCGCGGGCCTGCAGTGCGGCTCGCGGCGAGGGGCCGTCTGATTTGGATATGTTAATACATTTAGATCTTACTCAGGCGACCCCGGCACCGGCGGCCGAGCCGCCGGACGGCCCCTGCCCAGGGGCCTTGCCTTAAGATAATCTTCTCACGGCACGCCCCGGGGACCGGCGAGGGTCCCCGGACTGTTGAAGTTAGTTTTTTTCTCTGGTACTCCGTACCGTACACGCCATGAATCCACCGCGTCCCGCCACTCCGGGGATACTCGTCTATCCCCGGAGTGGCCTATCGCAAGGAGAGGCCCCGCGATCGGGGCCGGTCCGCGGGCCTGCTGTGCGGCTCGCGGCGAGGGGTCGTCGACAATGCACCTGATAGATATCTGATCAGATCGTCTGATTTGGCCATGTTAGTATGTTCAGATCTTACTCCGGCGACCCCGGCACCGGCGGCTGAGCCGCCGGACGGCCCCTGCCCAGGGGCCTTGCCTTAAGATAATCTTCTCACGGCACGCCCCGGGGACCGGCAAGGGTCCCCCGGGCTGTTTTATTTATTTTGCTACGACAGGTTCCTTTCCGTACACGCCTTGAGTACACCGCGTCCCGCCACGCAGGGGATACTCGTCTATCCCCGGAGTGGCCTGTCACGATAGAGAGGCTCCGGGGACCAGCGAGGGTCCCCGGACTGTTGAAGTTAGTTTTTTTTCCGGTACTTCTTTCCGTACACGCCTTGAGTACACCGCGTCCCGCCACGCAGGGGATACTCGTCTATCCCCGGAGTGGCCTATCACAGAGAGAGGCCCCGCGGTCGGGGCCGGTCCGCGAGCCGGACAGGCGGCTCGCGGCGAGGGGNNNNNNNNNNNNNNNNNNNNNNNNNNNNNNNNNNNNNNNNNNNNNNNNNNNNNNNNNNNNNNNNNNNNNNNNNNNNNNNNNNNNNNNNNNNNNNNNNNNNNNNNNNNNNNNNNNNNNNNNNNNNNNNNNATCCGTTCCGGTTCCAATAAAAAATGTGGATTTTCATCAATTTTTATGTGATTAAATCGCCCGTATGAGGGTTTTAGATGAGATACTTCTCCTCTTCAGGCTCGGGGACTTTTTCTTCTTTTTGTGTAAATTTCCTGAGCATCTCCTTCTTCTCGTGAATCCTCTTAATCTCGGCACGAACAATCAGGAAATTAATTGCAATCACGACTATAACAAGCGTCAGGCCTACTCCGAGCATGACGCCCTGTGTCGTAAAAAAGAGCGCCAGCAGCAGGACTACAAATGAGATCAAATAGAAAATAACCCATGTTCTTACTTCATCAAATTCCACCTGAAACCCCTTCCCGGCAATTTATCGTCAAAACTACAATTTGTCTTCTGACTTTTTAAATAATTTCTGTTTGAAATATTTATAGAATCTTTTTTTAATTTTCAGGAACATCAACTATTGTGGATAAAAAAGACTTTCTGACTTTCCTGGCTGCAATTATTTTTGTCCTGATAATCGCAATCGTGACACATCCTCCTGATTTCGGTTCACAGGAGCCGGATCTGTCGCAAAATACGAATCCGGGAAGCAGTCAGTCGGATTACTGCAGCGAATCTTCCTGCTGCTACGACAGCGCTCAGTATACCTATATCGTTGAAAGAACCGATCCCCCGTATACGATCAGTTACAATACAAACCTCGATGAGATATATGCGGCCGGTGCAAACGGCTATCCCCGTCTCCGTCTTCCCGGAAACGATTATGTTCCGGTAGGAAGTTATTATGCCCCCGATAAATACGCCAACAGCCAGCCGACGAATATGGACGGCTTTACAACTTCGGATCTCTTTTCATCCGACATATGGGGGAAAGAACCCGGCGATGTCATGACAATCGCATATATGAACGGCAGCAAGAGCGGATTTTCAGAGATCTTCGGCGTCCCTTACTCTCTCTGGAGGATAAACTGCACCATGACGCCCAGCGGAAACCCGGCCTATTCAAGGCTCATGTGGGTCCTTGTCGATTCTGCAACCGGCGACGTAATAACAGGCGGGAATCTATTTCCCGAAGGTCATATTGTAATGGATGCCTCGGTGGCGAACAAGGAGATGTACTTCATAATCGAGGCGAAGAACGTGAAGTCGTTCACCCTCGAGCTCCAGACGCCCGGAATATCATATAAAAATGCATACCCGAAACCAGCCGAAGCATCGCTTATGAGCTTCCTGAATACGATGGAAAATTGATTATTGATTAGCTGAGAACCTTTGCATATTCTTCGGCAAGATTTGTCATAAGAATATTCATCTGTTCGATCTCAACCTTCAGTTCTATAATATCGGCCTGCATGAAGAGCGGGACCAGGTTCATATTCACTCCGTTGATCCTGGTCTGTGCCGAATGCAGTTTGTTCCTTGCAGATGCCAGTGCGGCGTCGCTGGCCTTCATCTCGTTCAGCCAGTTCTCCTCTTCATAATACGCGGCATAATAATCGGCATTGTCCCTGTGCTCCACGACATTGGCAAGCTCCCTCATGGATGAGACAAGCTCAAGATACGTGCAGGACATCGTCCTTAACGCATAGATTCTTCTCGTATCATCTTCATTATCGGGATTCGCTTCGGAGAGAGTATCGAAGACAGTCGAAAACTGAAGTTCGGCTGCCGACAGCTGGGCACGGATATTCCCCGGGCTTTCGCTGTTCCAGTCGATAGAAGAGACCCTCGACTCCGCATCCTTCATCAGAAGTTCCATCTGGTCGATATCGACCGTATCCCCGCCGCCTAAGACGGAACACCCCGCAGTAAAACAAAATAAAAAAACCGTTATCAAAAGCGACAAAGAAAGTATTTTTTTCAGCATAACAACAATATCCCCAATACCCGCTTGTTTGTTATATAAAGAATATAATTTTGATTCTTAAATATATTGGCAGGAGTCCGACCGTCCTGCCCGATCGTTTTTATCCCCGCATCGCTACGGGATCATTCCGCCTTTTCTATGATGATCCTGATCCGGTCACCCTCTTTTAACCCGTGACCTTTCGGAATATCGATATTGAACCAGAGGCCGTTCGGATTACCCTCATCGGTCTTTGCATCGTCCTGGTGCGTTCCCTGGTTCATCAGGCAGTCTTTTTCCGAATTGATATTTGCAACGAATTCTATATCGGATACGAACTCCAAAATTCTTTCTGACATCAGGAATTATTCGCAAAAAAAATATTTTAATTTAACGAAAAAGGAAAGATAATGATTTTTCAGGCTGTTCTGGCAGTTACGCGCCATGTGGTGCTGTTTGAATAGCTCCACCGCGAAATCTCAAGTTCGTCGCAGATCTCAGCAAGGATTGCAAGATTGGTTCCAACTTCTTTGGGTGATAAACCCAAATCTTTGGCGATATATTTCGATTTGAAGTAATGTTTGCCTTTTTCCAAACCCGATTTCAGATAATAGAGGATTTTATGCTGAGTGCCCGAATATTTTTCAAGCATATCGATTTTAGAGCTCAAATTAACTACCTCCGAGAGACAACACCATATTTGTCATCCACATATATATACTTTCCTACATATTTTAGTATTTTTCACCCAAATTATAATCCAATTATGAATACAGACCATTATTTTTGAGATCAGGTTAAATTATGATCCAAAAATATACTCTCTTCAATATTTCAGATAAGAATTATTGGATAAAATAATAATAGATCATTCAATTGGGAATTTCCCTATTTTTTCAATCAGACCCGCTATAACGGTATCTCTCATTCCTTCAACGAATTTTATAGAGCCGACTACGAGGTGACCACCGCCGTTGACACCGCCTCCGATGATCTCTTCACGAAGCTCCCTGACCATCAGGGGTATGTTCATAAGAACCCCTCTTGAACGGATTACTGCAAAATCCGGCCCGACACCGAGAGTCACCACAGGGCTGCCTTCGTTTTCCTTGCAGAGAATATCGTGTATCTCGCCGGAGGTTTTGCCGGGCGGAGGGAAGGTAAACCTGTGCGCATAGATCTCGACATCGATCGTGAACAGGCGTGCATCGTTCTCAAGAACGGACCTTTCCACGTGCGGCATCGAGGTCTTAAGCTGCTCTTCAATGGCAAGGTTCGCCTCTGCAACCAGGAGGGATACAAGCCTCTTGTGCCTTCCGGTGTTGTCGTTCAGGTTCAGGATATCCTTTACGATCTCTCTTCCGTCGTTGAACCTCAGCCAGAACTGTTCGTAATCCAGTGCAAGAGCGATATCCTTGCAGTCGTCTTCGGAATATGTGTCTTCGACAAGCTTGAGGTATTTCGCTCTCTCCGGGGCCTCGCTTCTGTCACCTACGGCAGCAACCGCAGGGAAATGGCGTATGGACTCCTCGACCGGAGGATAGATCATCCTTGCAAGTTCCGCCCCGAGCATTCCGGCAGTAACCCCAAAATCTCCTCCGACATGGTAAGGATTGACATGGGCGGTCAGGAATGCATCGGTCGACTCGTCCGGGTGGTGGTGGTCCACGACAAGTATAGTCAGGTCGTACACCTTTGCCATCCTGTACGACGGCTCGTCCTCTTCGGTCGAACCGTTGTCCATCATCAGGATCAACGGCAGTTTCTGCCCGTATTTGATGTTGTCTTTCAGTGCATAGTCAAGGTCCCTTGTAACATCCTCGATCTCGTAGAACGGCGCCTTTGACGGAGCACGCTTGAACAGGTGGCTCTCGAGGTCAGGGTCGCCGCCTTCGTCACGGATAAGAGAAGTAATCGCCCTTTCAACAGATACTGCGGCTACGATACCGTCGGCATCTGCATGATGGCGGAGAATGACAGGCTGGTTCGTAAAGATCGCCTTTCTTATGTGAAACGCCACATCCTTCATCGCGGGCTTCAGCATTTCAAGGACCTCGCTCTCTATCATGAACGGGAGGTCTTCGGGATATGCCCTGTCGTCGAGAGCC
The sequence above is a segment of the Methanolacinia paynteri genome. Coding sequences within it:
- a CDS encoding ParA family protein, whose product is MTFAHHKGGTGKTTSCINIAGFLQKKGEKVLVIDCDPQANATSGLGINPDECSVNMYDVYMNAFEGFPDVSIKDIIVETESGISLAPASLDLVGVEPYLYSIDDRLTVLKESLKPVENEYDHILIDTPPSLGQFVLNGFIAADRIIINLDSGMFAQKGVDNLKAIFEDIKEITGRRKSADMAIVTKTGDLHETKSSFQEIALIIKKMLKAAGEDENTEREKEIESMLSSFAGRTCSVPYDYNIIKAQLKGLPISHLFPDSPAAAAYREIAEIISVW
- a CDS encoding methyl-accepting chemotaxis protein encodes the protein MEKEYNNSKRPGRKALFVGATARPASAPEIKSEDPGREFTALVLETIDRFYSGEKEARIQAENVPGEYTPAADSINGLLDTLASSAPGAGEGSSSELESLLKDLEEKLGSSEEELETAREEVSRLNDIIKQKEDEVPETPEADLKELEDRYNSEIEELKQKILLKEEESLKRAEEIRAELEEKYDAGTEELKQTIAQKEERLHDLESGLKRAEEEKKQLAGQYEDRIKQQAQKTSGLEETNGRLLKEIEKLKTESGKIDELNKKIAQKEEENRALHARITEAEEDKKKLVRQSGEKIEQCTNRIAILEDENKKLSEKLNELSLKEKTEKEEIRAKIAEVEALKQRSETIVQQNPMPILLMNAGFDILVANSAYEEMSGISLHKITKMNARNFKILKQEGEGLGYAVKNKTRAKGEIEIEMPSGVHILEQYSIPILNNNKELKNILAVYNDITEIRRKDAEIEEIRQKEKEEAKVLSESADIITEKMIGMTSGDLTVKAEIFEGDPLAVLKTNFNKSVEEFRDLISDINEKANILEGTSEELSTNSDDIARANENLALVSEESAEFLKDLMDRFEKINLSISDLSASIEEISSTSQEVTKQANQAAVEGKNAAEIGREASEKMENVGKISQQSVTEINLLNQEMYKINEIIKLIRGIAEQTNMLALNAAIEAARAGEHGRGFAVVAGEVKNLAGESKEATQKIEQLISGIQQNSDKTVESMRHADEEIQSGIKSVNQAVEALNNIARDIEVASRGITEISHATETQANDINAFMRNIEEANALASGNLEKLEGMAAMAEEISATTEEVGSISHEMHDLSSDLQNTMKKFRMD
- a CDS encoding CheR family methyltransferase; protein product: MEDNDFLLLKRSIERLLAIQCGSYKEDYIKRRVLSRMRIRGKENYKDYNTVLVAEKDEQEALRNALTINVTKFWRDKEVFDLIKSDIIPDIIRRKGKARIWSAGCSTGEEPYTLALIAYDLTRLKPDSQVTIYATDIDREVLKKAKEGIYDSKSLENLSEGQIRRHFTQIEDGKFQVKQHLKDMVRFSWHDLMSGKPAANYLDVVTCRNVTIYFTEQQKNDLAKMFHPALVSDGYYIMGKTEFMARELESLYKPYNALQKIYKKA
- a CDS encoding DUF7123 family protein, translating into MLEKYSGTQHKILYYLKSGLEKGKHYFKSKYIAKDLGLSPKEVGTNLAILAEICDELEISRWSYSNSTTWRVTARTA
- a CDS encoding DHH family phosphoesterase, translating into MENSDNMVYRLGSGCELSDIVIGNVYEAKVQGFAKFGTFVYLNSHIKGLIHISNVKTEHNEGDKLLVLVRNIRDNGNIDLEEVTIRNYEVSNVVCKRPQTRLGDLRSRVGNNVSLDVEIAQIKQTSGPTIFTLIDETGKENAAAFIEAGKRAYPEVELGDIVHVSGEVMMRNDQLQLEVSHMEVLSEEDKNLVLKRIEKALDDRAYPEDLPFMIESEVLEMLKPAMKDVAFHIRKAIFTNQPVILRHHADADGIVAAVSVERAITSLIRDEGGDPDLESHLFKRAPSKAPFYEIEDVTRDLDYALKDNIKYGQKLPLILMMDNGSTEEDEPSYRMAKVYDLTILVVDHHHPDESTDAFLTAHVNPYHVGGDFGVTAGMLGAELARMIYPPVEESIRHFPAVAAVGDRSEAPERAKYLKLVEDTYSEDDCKDIALALDYEQFWLRFNDGREIVKDILNLNDNTGRHKRLVSLLVAEANLAIEEQLKTSMPHVERSVLENDARLFTIDVEIYAHRFTFPPPGKTSGEIHDILCKENEGSPVVTLGVGPDFAVIRSRGVLMNIPLMVRELREEIIGGGVNGGGHLVVGSIKFVEGMRDTVIAGLIEKIGKFPIE